In a genomic window of Scyliorhinus torazame isolate Kashiwa2021f chromosome 5, sScyTor2.1, whole genome shotgun sequence:
- the LOC140419255 gene encoding uncharacterized protein isoform X2 → MDRTEKDPNFSPGVRRKGFNVRKHKPSITSGSDRASIYHILNMEGKSIVHSGEKPDTSSGLTCHKCSHTEKKPWKCADCGKGFTYPSQLEIHRRSHTGERPFTCSKCGKRFTQSSSLSTHQQIHTGQRLFTCSMCGKAFSDASNLLRHQPVHTGERPFTCSQCGKGFTQLSTLSGHQQVHTGERPFTCSKCGKAFSDTSNLLKHERVHTGERPFTCSECGKGFTQSSNLQNHQRIHTGERPFACAQCGKRFTRSYDLQSHQRVHTGERPFTCSECGKGFTRSSHLLIHQRIHTGERPFTCSQCGKGFIQLSTLSGHQQVHTGERPFTCSKCGKSFTRSSHLLRHERVHTGEKPFACSECGKGFTQSSNLQQHQRGHK, encoded by the exons ATGGACAGAACAGAGAAAGATCCCAACT tTTCACCGGGTGTTCGAAGGAAAGGCTTCAACGTCCGGAaacacaaaccaagcatcacatcaggatctgacagagcctcaatttatcatatcctgaatatggaaggaaaaagcatcgttcacagtggggagaaaccggacaCGTCATCAGGCCTCAcatgccacaaatgcagtcacacggagaagaaaccgtggaaatgtgcggactgtgggaaaggattcacttacccatcccagctggaaattcatcgacgcagtcacactggggagagaccattcacctgctccaagtgtgggaagagattcactcagtcatccagcctgtccacacaccagcaaatacacactgggcagagactattcacctgctccatgtgtgggaaggcattcagtgatgcatccaacctgctgagacaccagccagttcacactggggagaggccgttcacctgctctcagtgtgggaagggattcactcagttgtccactCTGTccggacaccagcaagttcacactggggagagaccattcacctgctccaagtgtgggaaggcattcagtgatacatccaacctgctgaaacacgagcgagttcacactggggagagaccgttcacctgttcagagtgtgggaagggattcactcagtcatccaacctgcagaatcaccagcgaattcacactggggagaggccatttgcctgcgctcagtgtgggaagagattcactcgatcATAtgacctgcagagccaccagcgagttcacactggggagagaccattcacctgctccgagtgtgggaagggattcactcggtcatcccacctgctgattcaccagcgaattcacactggggagaggccgttcacctgctctcagtgtgggaagggattcattcagttgtccACTCTGTccggacaccagcaagttcacactggggagagaccattcacctgctccaagtgtgggaagtctttcactcggtcatcccacttgctgagacacgagcgagttcacactggggagaagccattcgcctgctcagagtgtgggaagggattcactcagtcatccaacctgcagcagcatcaacgaggccacaagtaa
- the LOC140419255 gene encoding uncharacterized protein isoform X1, translating into MQISPATANQQVRSTTLCWILLPSAGSRRAFKESTTLLWFGIVSARPVSPGVRRKGFNVRKHKPSITSGSDRASIYHILNMEGKSIVHSGEKPDTSSGLTCHKCSHTEKKPWKCADCGKGFTYPSQLEIHRRSHTGERPFTCSKCGKRFTQSSSLSTHQQIHTGQRLFTCSMCGKAFSDASNLLRHQPVHTGERPFTCSQCGKGFTQLSTLSGHQQVHTGERPFTCSKCGKAFSDTSNLLKHERVHTGERPFTCSECGKGFTQSSNLQNHQRIHTGERPFACAQCGKRFTRSYDLQSHQRVHTGERPFTCSECGKGFTRSSHLLIHQRIHTGERPFTCSQCGKGFIQLSTLSGHQQVHTGERPFTCSKCGKSFTRSSHLLRHERVHTGEKPFACSECGKGFTQSSNLQQHQRGHK; encoded by the exons atgcaaatttccccagcaacggccaatcagcaggtccgctctactaccctctgctggatcctactgccctctgctggatctcggagggcatttaaagagtcaaccacattgctgtggtttggaatcgtgtcggccagaccag tTTCACCGGGTGTTCGAAGGAAAGGCTTCAACGTCCGGAaacacaaaccaagcatcacatcaggatctgacagagcctcaatttatcatatcctgaatatggaaggaaaaagcatcgttcacagtggggagaaaccggacaCGTCATCAGGCCTCAcatgccacaaatgcagtcacacggagaagaaaccgtggaaatgtgcggactgtgggaaaggattcacttacccatcccagctggaaattcatcgacgcagtcacactggggagagaccattcacctgctccaagtgtgggaagagattcactcagtcatccagcctgtccacacaccagcaaatacacactgggcagagactattcacctgctccatgtgtgggaaggcattcagtgatgcatccaacctgctgagacaccagccagttcacactggggagaggccgttcacctgctctcagtgtgggaagggattcactcagttgtccactCTGTccggacaccagcaagttcacactggggagagaccattcacctgctccaagtgtgggaaggcattcagtgatacatccaacctgctgaaacacgagcgagttcacactggggagagaccgttcacctgttcagagtgtgggaagggattcactcagtcatccaacctgcagaatcaccagcgaattcacactggggagaggccatttgcctgcgctcagtgtgggaagagattcactcgatcATAtgacctgcagagccaccagcgagttcacactggggagagaccattcacctgctccgagtgtgggaagggattcactcggtcatcccacctgctgattcaccagcgaattcacactggggagaggccgttcacctgctctcagtgtgggaagggattcattcagttgtccACTCTGTccggacaccagcaagttcacactggggagagaccattcacctgctccaagtgtgggaagtctttcactcggtcatcccacttgctgagacacgagcgagttcacactggggagaagccattcgcctgctcagagtgtgggaagggattcactcagtcatccaacctgcagcagcatcaacgaggccacaagtaa
- the LOC140419255 gene encoding uncharacterized protein isoform X3 → MEGKSIVHSGEKPDTSSGLTCHKCSHTEKKPWKCADCGKGFTYPSQLEIHRRSHTGERPFTCSKCGKRFTQSSSLSTHQQIHTGQRLFTCSMCGKAFSDASNLLRHQPVHTGERPFTCSQCGKGFTQLSTLSGHQQVHTGERPFTCSKCGKAFSDTSNLLKHERVHTGERPFTCSECGKGFTQSSNLQNHQRIHTGERPFACAQCGKRFTRSYDLQSHQRVHTGERPFTCSECGKGFTRSSHLLIHQRIHTGERPFTCSQCGKGFIQLSTLSGHQQVHTGERPFTCSKCGKSFTRSSHLLRHERVHTGEKPFACSECGKGFTQSSNLQQHQRGHK, encoded by the coding sequence atggaaggaaaaagcatcgttcacagtggggagaaaccggacaCGTCATCAGGCCTCAcatgccacaaatgcagtcacacggagaagaaaccgtggaaatgtgcggactgtgggaaaggattcacttacccatcccagctggaaattcatcgacgcagtcacactggggagagaccattcacctgctccaagtgtgggaagagattcactcagtcatccagcctgtccacacaccagcaaatacacactgggcagagactattcacctgctccatgtgtgggaaggcattcagtgatgcatccaacctgctgagacaccagccagttcacactggggagaggccgttcacctgctctcagtgtgggaagggattcactcagttgtccactCTGTccggacaccagcaagttcacactggggagagaccattcacctgctccaagtgtgggaaggcattcagtgatacatccaacctgctgaaacacgagcgagttcacactggggagagaccgttcacctgttcagagtgtgggaagggattcactcagtcatccaacctgcagaatcaccagcgaattcacactggggagaggccatttgcctgcgctcagtgtgggaagagattcactcgatcATAtgacctgcagagccaccagcgagttcacactggggagagaccattcacctgctccgagtgtgggaagggattcactcggtcatcccacctgctgattcaccagcgaattcacactggggagaggccgttcacctgctctcagtgtgggaagggattcattcagttgtccACTCTGTccggacaccagcaagttcacactggggagagaccattcacctgctccaagtgtgggaagtctttcactcggtcatcccacttgctgagacacgagcgagttcacactggggagaagccattcgcctgctcagagtgtgggaagggattcactcagtcatccaacctgcagcagcatcaacgaggccacaagtaa